AATAATCACTATAATATTGGGCAATGGCGTATGCATCCGTTACCATTCTGCCGATTATAAATTGCTGTATGGTATGTAATATGGATTTGATCTTAATAATCTTATCCGTAGTTGCCTGAGTAGTAATACCACCCACAAAAATCCCATGGTTATGTGGTGCCTTGCCTCCGAGTACTGCCAGCATTTCATGAGCACTCCTGCTAATATCGAGGGATTCAAAATAATGTTCAGCTATTTCATCATTTTTGCCTTTCGGTAGTCTGAAATCATTATGATCAGTCTCATATAGCGGATATTTATCGGGCAGTCTTACGAAATCAGGTATAGTGTACTGATAAAAATGCCTTATATGATTTTGTAGGAACTCACATCCATGAAGAATATCCCGAAGATACCTTCCTTGTTCAGTTGGAACAATGCCCATCGCAGCCTCAAGTGCAAGGGTTGATGCCATGGAGTGTGCAGTGGAACATATTCCGCAGATCCGCTGCGTAAAATATACCGCATCAAGAGGATTCCTTCCCACAAGCATCTTTTCAAACCCACGGAAAAGCAGTCCCTCAGTTTTAACATCTACTACTGTATTGTTATCAATGGTTGCATCAATCTCCATAAAGCCACTGATTCTTGTGACTGGGTTAATAACAAGTCTCTTAGTCATTCCTCCACCTCTCTTGTTGTATTGTAGGTGATGAACGGCTCCATTTGATCTGGAAATCCGAACTGGGCACAGCCAATACACGGTGTGTCATCCTCGATAGGCCAGTTCACATACTGGTTCCACTTTCGTATTGGGCAGTCAATACGGGTAACAGGCCCTCTGCACCCTAACTTAAACATACAGGTGCTTTCTCCCAGCTTTTTTGCAAAAATCCCTTTATCAAAAAATGACCTTCTTGGACAGCGGTCGTGGATCAAGCTGTTGTAAAACAATAACGGCCTATCCCTTTTATCAAGATCTGGCTCACCATATAGGAGAATATGTGCCAGTGTTCCTAAAAACCAGTCGGGATGGCAAGGGCAACCTGGAAGCTTTATAACTTTTCTGTTTAATACACTTTGGACACTTACACATCCAGCTGGATTAGGTTTTGCTGCAGAAACACCGCCATGAGTGGCACAGGCTCCTAGTGCTATAACATAAGAAGCCTTTTCACCCAGCATCTTGACTGCCTTAAAGGCAGTCACTGGCTCACCTTTCCAGTGGCCGATAACATTATATAGCCCATTGTTTTTAGTTGCCACCGCTCCCTCAACAGCAAGAATATACTCTTTATCAGTAATGCCCATCAATTTTCCCATAGCGGTTTCACCTTCAGCTGCCATCAAACTGTTATTATATATGAAATCTGTCATCTGTGAGATTAAATATTTAAAATCAGGATTCGCTCCATCCAAAAGTGAAATTATATTGCCAGAACAGCCTGTTAATTCTAGCCATACCAGATTCTTCTTAAACAGGGTGCCATTTTTGATTTCATCCTTCACTTTATTAAATAAATCCGATGCTGTCTGGAGACGTGCAGCATACTCGGGACAAGTTTTTACTGTATTCATCATATCAACTTCCCAACTACTTTTAATTT
The genomic region above belongs to Pseudobacteroides sp. and contains:
- a CDS encoding hydrogenase small subunit, translating into MNTVKTCPEYAARLQTASDLFNKVKDEIKNGTLFKKNLVWLELTGCSGNIISLLDGANPDFKYLISQMTDFIYNNSLMAAEGETAMGKLMGITDKEYILAVEGAVATKNNGLYNVIGHWKGEPVTAFKAVKMLGEKASYVIALGACATHGGVSAAKPNPAGCVSVQSVLNRKVIKLPGCPCHPDWFLGTLAHILLYGEPDLDKRDRPLLFYNSLIHDRCPRRSFFDKGIFAKKLGESTCMFKLGCRGPVTRIDCPIRKWNQYVNWPIEDDTPCIGCAQFGFPDQMEPFITYNTTREVEE